A DNA window from Acropora palmata chromosome 12, jaAcrPala1.3, whole genome shotgun sequence contains the following coding sequences:
- the LOC141860082 gene encoding uncharacterized protein LOC141860082 isoform X1 translates to MAFIDSQFNKASLSQIKNTIRELSGRAAGWSCESMMPHRGPGGVNQLGGVFVNGRPLPDYMRHRIVELAHCGVRPSEISRQLLVSHGCVSKILGRYYETGSVRPGAIGGSKPKVATPRVVSKILAYKEDNPCIFAWEIRNNLLSDGVCDKSNVPSVSSINRILRNAAAEKEQRVAQEKAKQHVQHLQQQIPNTGQLNSFQAQIGFAIPSNVQTGLPTTLQTLQQQMPVPQPVPQAPTPVEKPAHAQEVAQNVEKTDSERRGTPQNGTEHNRQQPETENKNNGHTESEKATVIEERKRKHEETPVHGEHNSEEINRENKATTDVNGNEGHDAKKKKLDYVDNSHKNEMPVYTRVSPTWIKYNPVIPSGFAIASSLNGLNAIAGDLNGLNVNVNGMGGLNGVNGLGGVGAVNGLNGIAQMNAVNGLNGIGNGLNNGMGIMNGGSPINGINGIAGLSAINGINTLSNISCHSVNGINAINGMHSVNGLNGHSNGGMAHHGMEQDRSLGHNVNQNGINGHTENVHWSPTYPMVCLPDSNSSNGMTQANGINKQDSFPPQIAFQITNTPRPDLQNNSANSTTVCTSVFAPITTATPRNPSLTMANPLTNGIQAMQFSRPMATEFTQPIMKIMAPATFLPLRPSGMASLDTITHG, encoded by the exons ATGGCATTCATAGACTCGCAGTTCAACAAGGCTAGCCTTTCTCAAATTAAG AACACGATAAGAGAATTGAGTGGTAGAGCGGCCGGCTGGAGTTGCGAATCGATGATGCCCCATCGAG GACCGGGCGGAGTCAACCAGCTCGGAGGCGTTTTCGTCAACGGTCGACCACTGCCCGACTATATGCGACACCGAATCGTCGAGTTGGCACACTGCGGAGTCCGACCTTCGGAAATCTCTCGGCAACTGCTAGTGTCTCACGGCTGCGTGAGCAAAATTCTCGGCAGATATTACGAAACGGGTTCGGTAAGACCCGGAGCCATCGGAGGGAGTAAACCGAAGGTTGCAACACCTCGCGTAGTGTCGAAGATCCTAGCGTACAAAGAAGACAACCCGTGTATATTCGCTTGGGAAATACGAAACAATTTACTGAGCGACGGTGTTTGCGACAAAAGCAACGTTCCCAGCGTCAGCTCCATAAACAGGATCTTACGAAATGCAGCGGCCGAGAAGGAACAACGCGTAGCTCAAGAGAAAGCAAAGCAACATGTCCAACACCTTCAACAACAAATTCCTAACACAGGGCAATTGAACAGCTTTCAAGCGCAAATCGGATTCGCTATTCCATCGAACGTGCAAACAGGCCTACCAACTACTCTTCAGACACTTCAACAACAGATGCCTGTTCCTCAGCCGGTACCACAGGCTCCCACACCTGTAGAAAAACCGGCGCATGCACAGGAGGTCGCACAGAATGTGGAGAAGACAGACAGCGAGAGACGTGGAACACCTCAAAATG GTACAGAACACAATAGACAACAACCGGAAaccgaaaacaaaaacaatggcCACACAGAAAGTGAAAAAGCAACAGTGATTGAGGAGAGAAAGAGAAAGCACGAAGAAACGCCAGTACATGGAGAACATAACAGTGAGGAAATCaatagagaaaacaaagctaCAACTGATGTGAACGGAAACGAAGGCCACGatgcaaaaaagaagaagcttGATTATGTAGACAACAGCCACAAGAATGAAATG CCCGTGTACACTCGAGTCTCTCCGACCTGGATCAAATACAACCCCGTGATTCCAAGTGGATTTGCCATTGCCAGCAGTCTCAATGGTCTGAACGCGATTGCCGGTGACCTTAACGGTTTAAACGTCAATGTGAATGGAATGGGCGGTCTGAATGGTGTCAATGGATTAGGAGGAGTGGGAGCTGTGAATGGGTTGAATGGAATTGCACAGATGAATGCTGTCAATGGGTTGAATGGGATTGGCAACGGATTGAACAATGGAATGGGAATTATGAACGGAGGCAGTCCTATCAATGGCATCAACGGCATTGCGGGTTTGAGTGCCATCAACGGCATAAACACCTTAAGCAACATCAGCTGTCACAGTGTGAACGGAATAAATGCCATCAACGGTATGCATTCCGTGAATGGCCTGAACGGACACAGCAACGGCGGCATGGCGCACCATGGAATGGAACAGGATCGCTCATTGGGTCATAACGTTAACCAAAATGGAATCAATGGCCACACGGAGAATGTCCATTGGTCACCCACGTACCCTATGGTGTGCTTGCCAGATTCGAACAGCTCCAACGGGATGACTCAAGCCAACGGAATCAACAAACAAGATTCTTTCCCTCCACAGATTGCCTTCCAGATTACTAACACACCCAGACCAGATCTTCAAAACAACTCAGCTAACTCCACAACCGTTTGCACATCGGTTTTTGCGCCAATTACAACAGCCACTCCACGGAACCCTTCCCTGACTATGGCAAATCCATTGACAAATGGAATCCAAGCAATGCAATTTTCTAGGCCAATGGCGACAGAATTCACACAGCCAATTATGAAGATCATGGCACCAGCAACTTTCCTGCCCTTGAGACCGTCGGGAATGGCTTCCCTTGACACCATTACACATGGATAA
- the LOC141860213 gene encoding uncharacterized protein LOC141860213 isoform X1 encodes MASQSIMIVFMKRTGFLPCFTMALDSTGHKAQVEGEKEHIRLQKRRTKTIVQNEAQAVKIDDRQDSLFVNNLTFAFKPRFKTIYILKLQKVKLMIYNLQFSF; translated from the exons ATGGCATCTCAGTCAATCATGATTGTATTCATGAAAAGAACAGGTTTTCTACCCTGCTTTACTATGGCACTAG ATAGTACGGGTCACAAGGCTCAAGTGGAGGGAGAAAAGGAACACATTAGATTACAGAAAAG GAGAACGAAGACAATAGTTCAGAATGAAGCACAGGCCGTCAAAATTGATGATCGACAGGACAGCTTGTTCGTGAATAATTTAACATTCGCATTCAAACCAAGATTTAAGACAATTTATATTCTGAAACTGCAGAAGGTAAAGCTTATGATCTACAATCTCCAATTCTCCTTTTAA
- the LOC141860082 gene encoding uncharacterized protein LOC141860082 isoform X2, producing the protein MMPHRGPGGVNQLGGVFVNGRPLPDYMRHRIVELAHCGVRPSEISRQLLVSHGCVSKILGRYYETGSVRPGAIGGSKPKVATPRVVSKILAYKEDNPCIFAWEIRNNLLSDGVCDKSNVPSVSSINRILRNAAAEKEQRVAQEKAKQHVQHLQQQIPNTGQLNSFQAQIGFAIPSNVQTGLPTTLQTLQQQMPVPQPVPQAPTPVEKPAHAQEVAQNVEKTDSERRGTPQNGTEHNRQQPETENKNNGHTESEKATVIEERKRKHEETPVHGEHNSEEINRENKATTDVNGNEGHDAKKKKLDYVDNSHKNEMPVYTRVSPTWIKYNPVIPSGFAIASSLNGLNAIAGDLNGLNVNVNGMGGLNGVNGLGGVGAVNGLNGIAQMNAVNGLNGIGNGLNNGMGIMNGGSPINGINGIAGLSAINGINTLSNISCHSVNGINAINGMHSVNGLNGHSNGGMAHHGMEQDRSLGHNVNQNGINGHTENVHWSPTYPMVCLPDSNSSNGMTQANGINKQDSFPPQIAFQITNTPRPDLQNNSANSTTVCTSVFAPITTATPRNPSLTMANPLTNGIQAMQFSRPMATEFTQPIMKIMAPATFLPLRPSGMASLDTITHG; encoded by the exons ATGATGCCCCATCGAG GACCGGGCGGAGTCAACCAGCTCGGAGGCGTTTTCGTCAACGGTCGACCACTGCCCGACTATATGCGACACCGAATCGTCGAGTTGGCACACTGCGGAGTCCGACCTTCGGAAATCTCTCGGCAACTGCTAGTGTCTCACGGCTGCGTGAGCAAAATTCTCGGCAGATATTACGAAACGGGTTCGGTAAGACCCGGAGCCATCGGAGGGAGTAAACCGAAGGTTGCAACACCTCGCGTAGTGTCGAAGATCCTAGCGTACAAAGAAGACAACCCGTGTATATTCGCTTGGGAAATACGAAACAATTTACTGAGCGACGGTGTTTGCGACAAAAGCAACGTTCCCAGCGTCAGCTCCATAAACAGGATCTTACGAAATGCAGCGGCCGAGAAGGAACAACGCGTAGCTCAAGAGAAAGCAAAGCAACATGTCCAACACCTTCAACAACAAATTCCTAACACAGGGCAATTGAACAGCTTTCAAGCGCAAATCGGATTCGCTATTCCATCGAACGTGCAAACAGGCCTACCAACTACTCTTCAGACACTTCAACAACAGATGCCTGTTCCTCAGCCGGTACCACAGGCTCCCACACCTGTAGAAAAACCGGCGCATGCACAGGAGGTCGCACAGAATGTGGAGAAGACAGACAGCGAGAGACGTGGAACACCTCAAAATG GTACAGAACACAATAGACAACAACCGGAAaccgaaaacaaaaacaatggcCACACAGAAAGTGAAAAAGCAACAGTGATTGAGGAGAGAAAGAGAAAGCACGAAGAAACGCCAGTACATGGAGAACATAACAGTGAGGAAATCaatagagaaaacaaagctaCAACTGATGTGAACGGAAACGAAGGCCACGatgcaaaaaagaagaagcttGATTATGTAGACAACAGCCACAAGAATGAAATG CCCGTGTACACTCGAGTCTCTCCGACCTGGATCAAATACAACCCCGTGATTCCAAGTGGATTTGCCATTGCCAGCAGTCTCAATGGTCTGAACGCGATTGCCGGTGACCTTAACGGTTTAAACGTCAATGTGAATGGAATGGGCGGTCTGAATGGTGTCAATGGATTAGGAGGAGTGGGAGCTGTGAATGGGTTGAATGGAATTGCACAGATGAATGCTGTCAATGGGTTGAATGGGATTGGCAACGGATTGAACAATGGAATGGGAATTATGAACGGAGGCAGTCCTATCAATGGCATCAACGGCATTGCGGGTTTGAGTGCCATCAACGGCATAAACACCTTAAGCAACATCAGCTGTCACAGTGTGAACGGAATAAATGCCATCAACGGTATGCATTCCGTGAATGGCCTGAACGGACACAGCAACGGCGGCATGGCGCACCATGGAATGGAACAGGATCGCTCATTGGGTCATAACGTTAACCAAAATGGAATCAATGGCCACACGGAGAATGTCCATTGGTCACCCACGTACCCTATGGTGTGCTTGCCAGATTCGAACAGCTCCAACGGGATGACTCAAGCCAACGGAATCAACAAACAAGATTCTTTCCCTCCACAGATTGCCTTCCAGATTACTAACACACCCAGACCAGATCTTCAAAACAACTCAGCTAACTCCACAACCGTTTGCACATCGGTTTTTGCGCCAATTACAACAGCCACTCCACGGAACCCTTCCCTGACTATGGCAAATCCATTGACAAATGGAATCCAAGCAATGCAATTTTCTAGGCCAATGGCGACAGAATTCACACAGCCAATTATGAAGATCATGGCACCAGCAACTTTCCTGCCCTTGAGACCGTCGGGAATGGCTTCCCTTGACACCATTACACATGGATAA
- the LOC141860102 gene encoding uncharacterized protein LOC141860102, which yields MTVGCQCSGVARPSMESYLSLAVLLVSCLGFTGGFWLGGSSNDATVRFHKGSEFGFEKNPSVYSHLVIPPWNRPFKPGYCKSWEWHTDKKYREKRVAICKLYTEGKHECDSETGFCPDKCPYSNGSYPYWRIRNAVDVPFLWVISGLKFYDTAASNKPLNVDPRKGYASSYFGPGYPPSMAFDNNPESLWISNGAAPPGMQWIGYEFPHPVFIGSVQISTEEDKPDRLPALMYVESSCEKYFRQFVTQWVIFNPDHNVNKRYNVFNMAKFTNLGATGRVGPTNVGSHYQGQDHEGQVTVKKGIQMWKVPATGMYTIEASGAAGGYDKFTSSSKRGKGARVKGNFHLKRGAVLKILVGQEGGVNAISGGAGGGGGTFVVTDENTPLLIAGGGGGVDKMKGESPRCHGASSKNANAGYGGSQFQGGTAGRGAEEGDNNYSGGGGGGFETSGRSNQNFGGAKGTGGEGGKSFYKGSLGGRSNQNEVDGGFGGGGGPNGAGGGGGGGGGYSGGASGSRSNSCGGGGGSFNGGQEQTNQSGINNGHGYVIIKLLNVK from the exons ATGACGGTGGGTTGTCAGTGTAGCGGCGTTGCTCGTCCAAGCATGGAGTCTTATCTGTCGCTGGCTGTGcttcttgtttcttgtttaGGTTTTACCGGTGGGTTCTGGCTTGGCGGTTCCAGCAATGATGCAACTGTGCGTTTCCATAAAGGAAGCGAGTTTGGCTTTGAGAAGAATCCAAGTGTTTATTCCCATTTGGTAATACCGCCGTGGAATCGGCCATTTAAACCTGGATATTGTAAAAGCTGGGAATGGCACACAGACAAGAAATACAGAGAAAAGCGTGTAGCCATCTGCAAACTCTACACTGAAG GAAAGCATGAATGCGATTCTGAAACGGGATTTTGCCCAGACAAGTGCCCTTATTCAAACGGGAGCTACCCGTATTGGCGAATTAGGAACGCAGTGGATGTTCCATTCCTTTGGGTGATCTCTGGACTCAAGTTTTACGACACTGCGGCATCGAACAAACCGCTGAATGTTGATCCTAGGAAAGGCTACGCGAGCAGTTACTTTGGGCCtg GTTACCCACCCAGCATGGCATTTGACAACAACCCTGAAAGTCTTTGGATCTCAAACGGTGCTGCCCCTCCTGGCATGCAGTGGATTGGGTACGAATTTCCTCATCCGGTCTTCATTGGCTCGGTCCAGATCTCCACGGAGGAAGACAAGCCAGACCGTCTTCCGGCCTTGATGTATGTTGAGTCTTCGTGTGAAAAATACTTCCGGCAGTTTGTCACGCAATGGGTGATTTTCAACCCCGACCACAATGTGAACAAGCGTTACAATG TCTTTAACATGGCAAAATTCACCAACCTCGGAGCCACGGGCCGTGTAGGACCCACTAATGTAGGGTCTCATTACCAGGGACAAGATCACGAGGGACAAGTAACTGTTAAGAAGGGAATACAAATGTGGAAGGTCCCCGCAACTGGAATGTACACAATCGAAGCTTCAGGGGCTGCCGGTGGATATGACAAGTTCACTTCCT CTAGCAAACGAGGCAAAGGAGCTCGCGTTAAAGGAAATTTCCATTTAAAGAGGGGCGCTGTGTTGAAAATCCTCGTTGGTCAAGAGGGAGGAGTGAACGCCATCTCCGGAGGAGCTGGGGGTGGGGGTGGAACATTTGTTGTCACCGATGAAAACACACCTCTGTTGATTG ctGGCGGTGGTGGTGGAGTGGACAAAATGAAAGGAGAAAGTCCACGATGTCATGGAGCGTCGAGCAAAAATGCAAACGCGGGATATGGAGGCTCACAGTTCCAAGGAGGGACGGCTGGTAGAGGAGCCGAAGAAGGAGACAATAATTACTCTGGGGGAGGAGGAGGTGGATTTGAGACCAGTGGACGATCCAACCAAAACTTCGGTGGAGCAAAGGGAACTGGCGGCGAGGGAGGCAAATCATTTTACAAAG GTTCTCTGGGCGGGCGTTCCAATCAAAATGAAGTGGATGGTGGATTCGGCGGTGGAGGTGGTCCAAACGGAGCCGGAGGGGGTGGAGGTGGAGGCGGTGGTTACTCTGGTGGGGCCAGTGGCAGCCGATCCAATTCCTGTGGGGGAGGTGGTGGATCTTTCAATGGAGGCCAGGAGCAGACCAACCAGAGTGGAATCAATAATGGCCACGGATACGTCATCATTAAGCTTCTTAATGTCAAATAG
- the LOC141860213 gene encoding uncharacterized protein LOC141860213 isoform X2, translating into MASQSIMIVFMKRTGFLPCFTMALDSTGHKAQVEGEKEHIRLQKRRTKTIVQNEAQAVKIDDRQDSLFVNNLTFAFKPRFKTIYILKLQKAPIVSKALNY; encoded by the exons ATGGCATCTCAGTCAATCATGATTGTATTCATGAAAAGAACAGGTTTTCTACCCTGCTTTACTATGGCACTAG ATAGTACGGGTCACAAGGCTCAAGTGGAGGGAGAAAAGGAACACATTAGATTACAGAAAAG GAGAACGAAGACAATAGTTCAGAATGAAGCACAGGCCGTCAAAATTGATGATCGACAGGACAGCTTGTTCGTGAATAATTTAACATTCGCATTCAAACCAAGATTTAAGACAATTTATATTCTGAAACTGCAGAAG GCGCCAATCGTCTCGAAGGCTTTGAATTACTGA